A window from Leptospira meyeri encodes these proteins:
- a CDS encoding NADH-quinone oxidoreductase subunit C, which yields MKEKITEYLNSRFPEVLLPQRDINTNLLYFTIQKESLQIVVQALKDHPEFAFTYLNDLTSIDWLGKREPRFEVVYLLRSPKNKHFRLQLRVPVEEGGEVPSLVSIFPAANWPEREVYDLMGISFSNHPQMERLIMPDNFIGHPLRKDYPLEGPGQDYLIEDLLTIHVNEDIAS from the coding sequence ATGAAAGAAAAAATTACCGAATACTTAAACTCGCGTTTTCCGGAAGTTTTACTCCCGCAAAGGGACATAAACACCAATTTACTTTATTTTACGATCCAAAAGGAATCCCTTCAAATCGTTGTACAAGCGTTAAAGGATCATCCGGAATTTGCCTTCACTTATTTGAATGATCTTACTTCTATTGATTGGCTTGGAAAAAGGGAACCTCGGTTTGAAGTGGTTTATTTACTTCGTTCTCCCAAAAACAAACACTTCCGATTGCAACTCCGAGTTCCTGTGGAAGAAGGGGGAGAGGTTCCAAGCCTTGTCAGTATTTTTCCTGCAGCCAATTGGCCTGAGAGAGAAGTGTATGACCTAATGGGGATTTCGTTTTCAAACCATCCGCAAATGGAAAGGCTGATTATGCCAGATAACTTTATTGGACACCCACTTCGTAAAGATTATCCACTAGAAGGTCCAGGGCAAGATTATCTCATTGAAGATTTACTCACCATTCATGTGAACGAGGATATTGCCAGTTAG
- the nuoE gene encoding complex I 24 kDa subunit family protein, producing MAYQFSQDSEKRFQRLIPQFPSKRSLILPCLFLLQADKGFVDQEGMQYIADRIGEPVSLAHVHGVATFYTMYNKKPVGKLHIQICGNISCYLAGSDSITEHVCSKLGIEAGETTKDKKFTVEEVQCLGACGFGPVAQINDKYYENLTPESIEAILSELEKQV from the coding sequence ATGGCTTATCAATTTTCACAAGATTCAGAAAAACGATTCCAGAGGTTGATTCCGCAGTTTCCGAGCAAACGTTCATTAATTTTGCCATGTCTTTTTTTATTGCAAGCTGACAAAGGTTTTGTGGACCAAGAAGGGATGCAGTACATAGCTGATCGGATTGGTGAACCAGTGTCCCTCGCTCATGTTCATGGAGTTGCTACTTTTTACACCATGTACAATAAAAAACCGGTGGGAAAGCTCCATATTCAAATTTGTGGAAATATTTCTTGTTATCTTGCTGGTTCCGATTCCATCACCGAACATGTATGTTCTAAGTTAGGGATTGAAGCCGGGGAAACAACAAAGGATAAAAAATTCACGGTGGAAGAAGTGCAGTGTCTCGGTGCCTGTGGGTTTGGACCAGTGGCCCAAATCAATGACAAATATTATGAAAACCTAACACCGGAATCAATCGAAGCCATTCTTTCCGAATTGGAAAAGCAGGTATAA
- a CDS encoding NADH-quinone oxidoreductase subunit D: MVMYEKTAEHFGQKFKDLPEGHLLVNLGPSHPATHGILQNVIQIDGERVVDTESVIGYVHRCFEKLGERYDYNQFLVCTDRMNYVSTPLNNIGWILTVEKMMQIQVPDRVTYVRMIISELSRIMDHIICNGIMGVDLGAFSGLLHLFHHRENIYQILEKLTGARLTTTFCRVGGMERDIYPEFQSEIKTIIKGLKPALDEFQDLLIRNKIFNERTAGIGGLSAERAIAYGFSGPNLRAAGVPWDVRKDDPYMFYDKVDFDIPVGEDGSALDRTLVRMEEMRQSMRIIEQLIDGIPEGPYHADVPHTFLPPKDRVYHNMEELIYHFKIIMHGVKVPPGEYYMSTEAANGELGFYVVSEGEKSPWRVHVRRPCFWYYQAFPELVKGGLLADTIATMSSLNVIAGELDC, from the coding sequence ATGGTAATGTACGAAAAAACAGCCGAACACTTTGGTCAAAAATTCAAAGACCTACCGGAAGGCCATTTACTTGTTAACTTAGGACCAAGTCACCCTGCGACACATGGAATTTTACAAAACGTAATCCAAATTGATGGAGAACGAGTTGTGGATACAGAATCCGTCATCGGTTATGTCCATCGTTGTTTTGAAAAATTAGGAGAACGATACGACTACAATCAGTTCTTAGTTTGTACGGATCGAATGAATTATGTATCCACTCCTCTTAACAATATTGGATGGATACTCACTGTAGAGAAGATGATGCAGATCCAAGTTCCCGATCGTGTTACTTATGTGAGAATGATCATTTCTGAACTTTCTCGGATCATGGACCATATCATTTGTAATGGAATTATGGGTGTGGACCTTGGGGCTTTTTCTGGATTACTCCATTTATTTCATCACAGGGAAAATATTTATCAGATTTTAGAAAAATTAACGGGCGCTAGACTCACAACTACATTTTGTCGTGTGGGTGGAATGGAAAGAGATATCTATCCAGAATTCCAATCGGAAATCAAAACCATTATCAAAGGCTTAAAGCCGGCCTTGGATGAATTCCAAGACCTTCTTATTAGGAATAAAATTTTTAATGAAAGAACCGCAGGGATTGGTGGTTTATCTGCAGAACGTGCCATTGCTTATGGATTTTCTGGCCCAAATCTTCGTGCGGCCGGTGTTCCTTGGGATGTTCGAAAAGATGATCCTTATATGTTCTATGATAAGGTCGATTTTGATATCCCAGTGGGAGAAGACGGATCAGCGCTCGACAGGACTCTTGTTCGGATGGAAGAGATGCGCCAGTCCATGCGCATCATCGAACAACTCATTGATGGAATTCCAGAAGGTCCATATCACGCTGATGTTCCTCACACTTTCCTTCCGCCGAAAGATCGTGTGTATCATAATATGGAAGAACTCATTTACCATTTTAAAATCATTATGCACGGAGTGAAAGTTCCTCCGGGAGAATACTATATGTCAACCGAAGCTGCCAATGGGGAACTAGGCTTTTATGTAGTATCAGAAGGTGAAAAATCTCCTTGGAGAGTGCATGTAAGGCGTCCTTGTTTTTGGTATTACCAAGCATTCCCTGAACTTGTCAAAGGGGGCTTACTTGCTGATACCATTGCGACCATGTCTTCACTCAATGTCATTGCAGGGGAGTTGGATTGTTAA